In a genomic window of Mycolicibacter heraklionensis:
- a CDS encoding DUF3060 domain-containing protein — translation MNSDDDPEARIRELERPLSDFTGPVELTVSSGAVDGQAPPRSGHGRGLTIVVGAMSAAVVIAGAFAVFLFSQDSTRSEPGRPTTPSGFTPIPLPSESAPAPVPEPPMVPEPPIAAPSAAPVPDGGVTITIAGAGENKTLACAGRYVSVSGVRNTVELTGQCAGLTVSGIGNVITVDATPKVTASGLNNRVTYRSGNPVISTSGFDNVVERG, via the coding sequence GTGAACTCCGACGATGACCCCGAGGCCCGGATACGGGAATTGGAGCGCCCGCTGTCGGACTTCACCGGGCCCGTGGAACTCACCGTCTCGTCGGGAGCCGTCGACGGACAGGCACCGCCGCGGTCAGGCCACGGCCGGGGTCTGACCATCGTCGTCGGTGCGATGTCGGCAGCAGTGGTGATAGCTGGCGCATTCGCGGTGTTCCTGTTCTCCCAGGACTCGACCCGCTCCGAGCCTGGGCGGCCCACCACGCCCAGCGGTTTCACCCCCATACCTTTGCCGTCCGAGTCGGCTCCGGCCCCCGTTCCGGAGCCGCCCATGGTTCCGGAGCCGCCGATCGCGGCACCGTCGGCCGCCCCGGTGCCAGACGGCGGCGTCACCATCACCATCGCCGGGGCCGGGGAGAACAAGACCCTGGCCTGCGCCGGGCGCTACGTCTCCGTGAGTGGGGTCAGAAACACGGTGGAACTCACCGGCCAGTGCGCCGGTCTGACAGTGTCCGGTATCGGCAACGTCATCACCGTGGACGCAACGCCCAAGGTCACGGCATCGGGTCTCAACAACCGGGTCACCTACCGCTCCGGTAACCCGGTGATAAGCACCTCGGGGTTCGACAACGTCGTCGAACGGGGTTAA
- a CDS encoding ABC transporter ATP-binding protein, with amino-acid sequence MIRTLIRLIPQDRRGRMFAYAALTLVSVAVRAAGTVLLVPLVSALFSDTPSRAVAWLGWLTVATVAGWLIDFVCARIGFDLGFAVLDHTQHDVADRLPGVRLGWFTAENTAAARQAIAATGPELVSLVVNLLTPLISAILLPPAIALALLGVSWQLGLAALGGVPLLLGALWASNRLSARADAAAGDANTALTERIIEFARTQQALRAARRVEPERSTVGQALSAQHGAAMRLLLMQIPGQLLFSLASQGALILLAGTTTALTVTGTLSVPEAIALIVVAARYLEPFTVISELAPALESTRASLERIRAVLTAPEVTVGTSRLPDGGAAPRIEFDDVTFGYDPAGPPVLDRVSFTLEPGTTTAIVGPSGSGKSTILSLIAGLYEPTGGRVLLDGVDAAGLDAPSRRAASSVVFQHPYLLDGTIRDNVLVGDPEADQETFGRATELARVDELVARLPDGAGTRVGEAGAALSGGERQRVSIARALLKPAPVLLVDEATSALDTENEAAIVAALSSELRPRTRVIVAHRLASISQADRVLFIDDGRVVEDGTIDELRAAGGRFDEFWRQQNDAAGWQIHAG; translated from the coding sequence ATGATCCGCACCCTGATCCGGCTGATTCCGCAGGACCGTCGCGGTCGGATGTTCGCTTACGCCGCGCTAACGCTGGTGTCGGTAGCGGTACGGGCGGCGGGAACCGTGCTGCTGGTCCCGCTGGTGAGCGCGCTGTTCTCCGACACCCCGAGCCGGGCGGTGGCCTGGTTGGGTTGGCTGACCGTGGCGACTGTCGCGGGCTGGCTGATCGACTTCGTCTGCGCCCGAATCGGATTCGACCTGGGATTCGCCGTCCTCGATCACACCCAACATGACGTGGCCGACCGGCTGCCCGGCGTCCGATTGGGCTGGTTCACCGCGGAGAACACGGCGGCCGCCCGACAGGCGATCGCTGCCACCGGCCCGGAACTGGTGAGCCTGGTGGTCAATCTGCTGACCCCGCTGATCAGCGCGATCCTGCTGCCGCCGGCGATCGCACTGGCGTTGCTCGGGGTGTCGTGGCAGCTGGGGCTGGCCGCGCTGGGTGGGGTACCGCTGCTGCTGGGGGCGCTGTGGGCGTCCAATCGGCTCAGCGCCCGCGCGGACGCCGCGGCCGGGGACGCCAACACCGCGCTGACCGAGCGGATCATCGAGTTCGCCCGCACCCAGCAGGCGCTGCGCGCGGCGCGGCGCGTCGAACCCGAGCGCAGCACCGTCGGGCAGGCGCTGAGCGCCCAGCATGGCGCGGCGATGCGGCTGCTGCTCATGCAGATTCCGGGGCAGCTGCTGTTCAGCCTGGCCAGCCAGGGCGCGTTGATCCTGCTTGCCGGAACCACCACCGCGCTGACCGTGACCGGCACGCTGAGCGTTCCCGAGGCCATCGCGTTGATCGTCGTGGCGGCTCGCTACCTGGAACCCTTCACCGTTATCAGCGAGCTGGCGCCTGCCCTGGAGTCGACGCGGGCCTCCCTCGAGCGGATCCGTGCCGTGCTCACCGCGCCGGAGGTGACGGTCGGAACCAGCCGGCTACCCGACGGTGGCGCTGCGCCGCGCATCGAGTTCGACGACGTCACGTTCGGCTACGACCCAGCGGGCCCACCGGTGCTCGACCGGGTGAGCTTCACGCTGGAGCCCGGCACCACGACGGCTATCGTCGGGCCCTCCGGGTCGGGCAAGAGCACCATTCTGTCCCTGATCGCCGGACTGTATGAGCCGACCGGCGGCCGGGTGCTGCTGGACGGGGTGGATGCCGCCGGGCTGGATGCCCCGTCGCGGCGGGCCGCCAGCAGCGTGGTGTTCCAGCATCCCTACCTGCTCGACGGCACGATCCGCGACAACGTGCTGGTCGGAGACCCCGAGGCCGATCAAGAGACCTTTGGGCGGGCCACCGAATTGGCTCGCGTCGACGAGCTGGTCGCCCGGTTACCCGACGGCGCCGGCACTAGGGTGGGCGAAGCCGGCGCGGCGTTGTCCGGCGGTGAGCGTCAACGGGTCAGCATCGCCCGTGCCCTGCTCAAACCCGCACCGGTGCTGTTGGTCGACGAGGCGACCAGCGCTCTGGACACCGAGAACGAGGCGGCGATCGTCGCCGCCCTGAGCTCCGAACTGCGCCCGCGCACCCGGGTGATCGTCGCGCACCGGCTGGCCAGCATCTCCCAGGCCGACCGCGTGCTGTTCATCGACGACGGCCGAGTGGTCGAAGACGGCACGATCGATGAATTGCGAGCGGCCGGTGGACGTTTCGATGAGTTCTGGCGACAGCAAAACGATGCCGCCGGGTGGCAGATCCACGCCGGCTAG
- a CDS encoding (2,3-dihydroxybenzoyl)adenylate synthase yields MHGFVPFPDERAAAYRAAGYWSGRPLASLLDDAAARWPERPAVIDGGATLSYTQLDAAADHAAAGLHRLGVGAGDRVLLQLPNSCTFAVTLFGLLRVGAIPVLCLPGHRAVEIGHLAAVSDAVGIVIPDAAAGFDYPAMAAELGLRRIVIDETSDSSPPPRFTPDPATPALLLVSGGTTGLPKLIPRTHDDYVYNATASAQVCELTTDDVYLVALPAAHNFPLACPGLLGAMSVGATTVFGADPSPEAAFATIARHRVTVTALVPALATLWAQACDWEPQKPTTLRLLQVGGAKLAPGDARRIREVLTPGLQQVFGMAEGLLCYTRPGDAAELLDTTQGRPLCADDELRVVDEDGAEAPEGELLVRGPYTINGYYNAAEANARSFSPDGFYRSGDRVRRLPGGYLEVTGRIKDVIVRGGENIAADELETHLLTHPAVRSAAAVGLSDQYLGEKVCAAVVFKGSPLTLTELNRHLDECGVATHVRVDQLAALPALPTTAVGKIDKKALVRQLG; encoded by the coding sequence ATGCACGGGTTCGTACCGTTTCCCGACGAGCGGGCCGCCGCCTACCGGGCCGCCGGGTACTGGAGCGGACGACCGTTGGCATCGCTGCTCGACGACGCCGCCGCGCGCTGGCCCGAGCGTCCCGCGGTGATCGATGGAGGCGCGACGTTGTCGTATACGCAGCTGGACGCGGCCGCCGATCACGCCGCGGCGGGCTTGCACCGGCTGGGGGTCGGCGCCGGCGACCGGGTGCTGCTGCAGTTGCCCAACAGTTGCACCTTCGCGGTCACGTTGTTCGGGCTGCTGCGGGTGGGCGCTATCCCGGTGCTGTGCCTACCGGGCCATCGCGCTGTCGAGATCGGGCATCTGGCTGCGGTCAGCGATGCGGTCGGGATCGTAATCCCTGACGCCGCTGCGGGATTCGACTACCCGGCGATGGCTGCCGAACTGGGCCTGCGGCGGATCGTCATCGACGAAACGTCCGACAGCTCTCCCCCGCCTCGATTCACCCCCGACCCGGCCACACCGGCACTGCTGCTGGTCTCCGGCGGAACCACCGGGCTGCCCAAGCTGATCCCCCGCACCCACGACGACTACGTCTACAACGCCACCGCCAGCGCGCAGGTATGCGAGCTGACCACCGACGACGTCTACCTGGTGGCGTTGCCGGCCGCGCACAATTTCCCGCTGGCCTGCCCGGGGTTACTGGGCGCCATGTCGGTGGGAGCGACCACCGTCTTCGGCGCCGACCCCAGCCCGGAGGCGGCGTTCGCCACCATCGCCCGCCACCGGGTGACGGTCACCGCGCTGGTGCCGGCGTTGGCCACGCTGTGGGCGCAGGCCTGCGACTGGGAGCCGCAGAAGCCGACGACGCTGCGGTTGCTGCAGGTCGGCGGCGCCAAACTGGCGCCGGGCGACGCCCGCCGGATTCGCGAGGTACTGACGCCGGGCCTGCAGCAGGTGTTCGGCATGGCCGAGGGGCTGCTCTGCTACACCCGGCCCGGCGACGCAGCGGAGTTGCTCGACACCACGCAGGGCCGGCCATTGTGTGCCGACGACGAGCTGCGGGTGGTCGACGAGGACGGCGCCGAGGCACCCGAGGGTGAGCTGCTGGTGCGCGGGCCCTACACGATCAACGGCTACTACAACGCGGCCGAGGCCAACGCGCGATCCTTCAGCCCGGACGGTTTCTACCGCAGCGGGGACCGGGTCCGCCGCCTGCCGGGCGGTTATCTGGAGGTGACCGGGCGGATCAAGGACGTGATCGTTCGCGGCGGCGAGAACATCGCTGCCGACGAACTGGAGACGCACCTGCTGACGCATCCGGCGGTTCGGTCGGCTGCCGCGGTCGGCCTGTCGGATCAGTACCTGGGCGAAAAAGTGTGCGCTGCAGTTGTTTTCAAGGGGTCACCCCTGACGCTGACAGAGCTGAACCGCCATCTCGATGAGTGCGGGGTCGCCACCCACGTCCGGGTCGATCAGCTGGCGGCGCTACCGGCGCTGCCTACCACGGCGGTTGGCAAGATCGACAAAAAAGCGTTGGTCCGCCAGCTCGGCTGA